ATTAATTAGTCTTATTAAGTAACGAAGGGAAATACTCACCAAAGTTAAATTGGAGTGGCTAATAAAGAAGGATTGCACACTTACTTCTCATTTCCACCGCGCTGGGTATTCCCGTCTTTTAGAACATACTTTGGAGTTTCTGCTTTCACAGAAGGGTCTCCAGTGCAATCTTTGGCCATGTGATCAAGCGAACCACATTTGAAACAACCTCTCCCTGTACCAGAACACATCAAATGATGAAATTACATCTCtcatgcagaagaagaagaaaaaatgtgaATTTTATATAGGAATATGCAATATTGAGTGAGAGTTAAAATCCGGGGGCACATGAACAGCAACATATGAAACAATTTAAACTGCAAATCATGATGGTGGGAATCTATACGTAAAAAGACTTAACATATCCATGTCTTGCATCTGTATAAACATCTGTATCATACCTTTACCAGTTTGATGCTCTTTACGCCTGTATTGACCCCACAGCTTAGAAACACTCTGACTAAAGTCCACATGTATCCTCCGATCATCAATCAAAGCATTATCCATCTGCATTAAAGTTTTGTAATGCATGAGATATGAAACACGGCCAAAAAAATCACCATTATCAAAAAGCCAAAAGATGGGCTAAACATAGTTTAAAGTAACAGGATTACAGGAATCAACATACCTTAAAATAGTCTTGCTCGCAGGCCTCATTTGTTTCGAATTCTGAACCATCAGCCAGAAGAAGTTGGTTAAACCTCATAGCAGGTGTGCAATATAATATAAGAAGGTATAAAATAGGAGATGATGGGATGTCCCTAGTGATTTATACATGTGGATGCTGAGGTCATTTTTAAAGTGAAAGTATATGCGAGTTGATTAAGACTACTCACCGATAAAAGCATAGTTTAAGCTGTCACCAGTTTTAAAATCACGGATCACCTCAGCACTGTAAAATTAAAGTATTATTAGTATAACATCAAGGAAATCTTAGTCAACGTGATAAAAATGTTCAAATAAAGACATGCCTCTGGGTACTCACGATACTACAGTTCCAAAGCGTGAAAAGATTgtattcaaatcctcatcctGCATTAACACGAAAAGAGAATATCAAGGAATTAGCTATGATGTTGCAACTCTGAAAATACAATTCCAAGCAATAAACAAGGAAGGAGGATTTCAGCCAAGTCATAACGAGGACTCACTTCAGTAACTGGACTAAGCTTGCATACGAATAAAACGTTTTCTGGAGGTTTCATATCAGCATCAAGAATGTCGCCAATCAGTAAAACATGGCACATGTAAACAACTGTTTCATAGAATTGGATCAAATAACACAAGTaactgaataagagaaataaatctGGATCATACACTCTCAAGAACCACAGCACTGGAATGCGCCTCCTTTTGCCGAATAACCTCCTCAAGCTGTCCTGCTCCCAGTTGTTCTTCCATAGGCACCCAATCATCTTCGAGTCGCACATCGTCATCAATCTGAAAAAGTAAAGGAAAAAGGGACATTAATAAGATGGAATCTGATTACTAAATAAAGTTGAAACAATAGCAAAACCCATCCATAGTAATGTATGCTTGAGAAATATACGTAAACCTGATCTCATTACATATAGTCTGTTAATGTCTAAGTTTAGGTGAGGTCCACACCTCGAATTATAATGAGCTTCATTCTAGATATCAGCCGTCATAAGCTTGATATGAATGATGCATATGCTTGCAAGCTTCATCTACTGTGGCGCTGTTGTTTAAAGTTCAGTACTTCAATCAAAACATAagtcaaaataataaataaagcaATTTATAGACAACCTCAGCTAGTGGCTTTCCTTCTGCAGAGGCATCGAGAATCAAACTGGCAAGCTGGGGAGGATCATCGAAGGGATCATCCAGAATATAAGTATGTTTGATCCTGGTTCATAACAAGAGCGTGGGTTTCGTAGCTACCGTGTGTGGTGTAGTTTCGTAGCTCTCGTAGATACCGTGTGTGGTGTCGTTTCGTAgctcttcggtcggccctcccaccgTGTGAACGATTGTACTAGTGTATGTTAGGGTACGAAGAAAATTTGACTTGTGAGAAAAATCTTTTTCAAGGAAGATGGCTAAATTTCTGCATAAACGAATTCCAGAAATGAAAGGTTGATAAGCGTTGTTTTTCATGTCGATATTCCAACAAAAATTGTTTGCTAGTACAAGT
This is a stretch of genomic DNA from Papaver somniferum cultivar HN1 chromosome 1, ASM357369v1, whole genome shotgun sequence. It encodes these proteins:
- the LOC113275217 gene encoding peptidyl-prolyl cis-trans isomerase CYP59-like: MSLFPLLFQIDDDVRLEDDWVPMEEQLGAGQLEEVIRQKEAHSSAVVLEIVYMCHVLLIGDILDADMKPPENVLFVCKLSPVTEDEDLNTIFSRFGTVVSAEVIRDFKTGDSLNYAFIEFETNEACEQDYFKPIFWLFDNGDFFGRVSYLMHYKTLMQMDNALIDDRRIHVDFSQSVSKLWGQYRRKEHQTGKGRGCFKCGSLDHMAKDCTGDPSVKAETPKYVLKDGNTQRGGNEK